One stretch of Zerene cesonia ecotype Mississippi chromosome 20, Zerene_cesonia_1.1, whole genome shotgun sequence DNA includes these proteins:
- the LOC119834888 gene encoding 2-oxoglutarate dehydrogenase, mitochondrial-like, with amino-acid sequence MSFRVHQLVITSRLILRTNHIANCRRINELLPRSYSSYSKSETFLSGTNANFLEAQYLEWSKSKGSVDSSWDGLYESINSPKLQIDEFQDDFSPKTAKPKTSKETDTAVRHKIKLHLAVQNLIRSYQARGHLLSKTDPLGLTMGARWVLNMQSAPLDLMGVNCKIIARELGTILGEEHMDMEFELPPRTFIGGKELTLTLREIINRLENVYCSSIGVEYMHLYSPDALQFIRERMELPGVLEKTVDEKRLIMRRLTKAVFLEKYFATKWPAEKRFGLEGGESMIVMLEEIVDTSTKLGVESIVMAMQHRGRLNMLVNVCRKQLTDIFAQFKPMEPKEPGSGDIKYHLGTYIHRFIRKTNKYIKVSMSCNPSHLEVVSPVVIGKTRAEQHFKGDNNGDKVMAIVMHGDAAFSGQGVVYETMHLSELPAFTTHGSIHIVCNNQIGYTTDPRFARSSPYCSDVAKCVNAPVLHVNGDDPEAVAHVARLAIEYRCRFKRDVVLDLVCYRRFGHSEEDEPMFTQPFMYKKIRSMRTIDQIYGEKLKAEGVVSDADIKGWEKEYMDTLNKHFELAKKVTKLSIMDWIDTPWTGFFEARDPKKIEDTGISETTISTISKHFCKPPEPWAFEVHKGINRILQNREKMVKEGIADWAMGEALAYGSLLRDKIHIRFTGEDVERGTMAHRHHVYHHQGVDGATHRVLDTLYPDQSHYSLHNSSLSEFGILGFEVGYSYSSPHLLTIWEAQYGDFADTAQPVFDTFIVNGESKWVCQSGLVVQLPHGIDGAGPEHSSARVERYLQQADDDEDNIPDLDDKEMALKQLRAANWIVANVTSPANYFHLIRRQIAMPFRKPVILMTPKVGLKHPFYRSPFKDFLPGTSFQRAIGDTGPASQNPKNVKKLIFCSGKVAIIITDLLKEKKLQDKIAVCRIEQLYPFPYDLVLKEFCKYDKANVFFCQEEHKNQGPWLFAKVRLENLFGKKIGCISRPSSPASATGIKWMHAKELTDLKNKIVEL; translated from the exons atgtCGTTTCGTGTGCACCAACTAGTGATTACTTCTCGGTTAATATTAAGGACAAATCATATTGCG AATTGCAGaagaattaatgaattattaccAAGAAGTTATTCTAGTTATTCGAAGTCGGAGACTTTTTTAAGCGGGACAAATGCGAACTTTCTGGAAGCTCAATATTTGGAATGGTCAAAATCCAAGGGATCTGTGGATTCG TCGTGGGACGGCCTCTACGAAAGCATAAATAGTCCTAAATTACAAATAGACGAGTTTCAGGATGATTTCAGTCCCAAAACTGCCA AACCGAAGACTTCGAAAGAAACGGATACAGCTGTAAGACATAAGATTAAACTGCACTTGGCTGTACAAAACTTAATAAGGAGTTATCAG GCGCGCGGTCACCTCCTCTCGAAGACGGACCCACTCGGGCTGACGATGGGCGCGCGGTGGGTTCTGAACATGCAGAGCGCTCCGCTCGACCTGATGGGCGTGAACTGCAAGATCATTGCCAGGGAACTGGGCACTATACTAG GAGAGGAACACATGGACATGGAATTTGAACTACCTCCACGTACATTTATCGGGGGCAAGGAACTTACTTTAACATTAag GGAAATAATAAACCGCCTAGAGAACGTGTACTGCTCCTCGATAGGCGTTGAGTACATGCACCTGTACAGTCCGGATGCGCTGCAGTTCATCAGAGAGCGGATGGAACTACCCGGCGTGCTGGAAAAGACTGTCGATGAGAAGCGTCTCATCATGAGAAGACTAACTAAGGCCGTTTT CTTAGAGAAATACTTCGCAACCAAGTGGCCAGCGGAAAAGCGGTTCGGTCTCGAAGGTGGTGAGAGCATGATCGTGATGCTTGAGGAAATTGTCGACACAAGCACTAAGCTCGGTGTGGAGTCTATTGTTATGGCTATGCAACATAGAG GTCGTCTCAATATGTTAGTGAATGTGTGTCGCAAACAATTGACGGACATTTTTGCGCAGTTCAAGCCAATGGAACCTAAGGAACCT GGTTCTGGAGACATTAAGTACCATTTGGGGACGTACATACATCGATTTATACGCAAAaccaataaatacattaaggtGTCTATGAGTTGTAATCCCTCGCACTTGGAGGTCGTGTCTCCAGTTGTGATTGGGAAGACGAGGGCTGAACAGCACTTTAAGGGTGATAATAATGGTGATAAA GTGATGGCAATAGTTATGCACGGAGATGCTGCTTTCAGCGGTCAGGGTGTGGTCTACGAGACCATGCACCTATCTGAACTGCCGGCCTTCACCACACACGGGTCTATACACATTGTGTGCAACAACCAGATCGGGTACACGACGGATCCAAGATTCGCGAGGAGCTCACCTTATTGCTCTG ACGTCGCGAAGTGCGTGAACGCGCCCGTGCTGCACGTGAACGGCGACGACCCGGAGGCGGTGGCGCACGTGGCGCGGCTGGCGATCGAGTACCGTTGCCGCTTCAAGCGCGACGTCGTGCTCGACCTCGTGTGCTACCGCCGCTTCGGCCACAGCGAGGAGGACGAGCCCATGTTCACGCAGCCCTTCATGTACAAGAAGATACGCTCCATGCGCACTA TTGATCAAATATACGGAGAAAAGTTGAAAGCGGAGGGTGTGGTCAGTGATGCAGATATTAAGGGTTGGGAGAAGGAATACATGGACACTTTGAATAAGCACTTCGAACTCGCTAAAAAGGTCACCAAATTGAGTATCATGGACTGGATTGACACGCCCTGGACTGGGTTCTTTGAAGCTCGGGACCCAAAGAAG atCGAAGACACGGGTATATCTGAAACAACAATATCGACCATATCAAAGCACTTCTGCAAACCGCCAGAGCCGTGGGCCTTCGAAGTGCATAAAggaataaatagaatattgcAGAACAGGGAAAAAATG GTAAAAGAAGGTATAGCTGATTGGGCCATGGGTGAAGCTTTGGCATATGGTTCGTTATTGAGGGACAAAATACACATCAGATTTACTGGCGAAGACGTGGAGAGGGGCACCATGGCTCACAG GCATCACGTGTACCACCATCAAGGTGTGGACGGCGCGACGCACCGCGTGCTCGACACGCTCTACCCGGACCAGTCGCACTACAGCCTGCATAACAGCTCGCTGTCCGAGTTTG GGATCCTAGGTTTCGAAGTAGGCTATTCCTACTCGAGTCCACATCTGCTGACCATCTGGGAGGCTCAGTATGGAGACTTCGCAGACACGGCGCAACCCGTCTTTGATACGTTTATCGTGAACGGGGAGAGCAAGTGGGTGTGCCAGTCGGGGCTCGTGGTGCAACTGCCTCATGGGATAGACGGAGCT GGTCCGGAACATTCATCCGCGCGAGTGGAGCGCTACCTTCAGcaggctgatgatgacgagGACAATATTCCAGATCTCGATGATAAGGAAATGGCGT TGAAGCAATTAAGAGCTGCGAACTGGATAGTGGCTAACGTGACGTCACCAGCTAACTACTTCCACCTGATACGGCGACAGATCGCGATGCCATTCCGCAAGCCGGTCATACTGATGACGCCCAAAGTGGGCCTGAAACATCCCTTTTATCGCTCGCCGTTTAAGGACTTCTTACCTGGGACCTCCTTTCAGAG GGCAATAGGCGACACCGGACCAGCAAGCCAAAACccaaaaaatgtgaaaaaactGATTTTCTGTTCTGGAAAAGTCGCTATCATAATAACCGACTTGCTGAAAGAGAAGAAGTTACAAGACAAAATAGCCGTATGCCGCATAGAGCAATTGTACCCGTTCCCATACGATCTGGTGCTGAAGGAGTTCTGCAAGTACGACAAGGCCAATGTGTTCTTCTGCCAGGAGGAGCATAAGAACCAGGGACCTTGGCTCTTTGCCAAAGTACGTTTGGAGAACTTGTTTGGGAAGAAGATTGG gtgCATTTCCCGACCATCCAGCCCCGCTTCAGCGACTGGAATCAAATGGATGCATGCCAAGGAACTGACcgatcttaaaaataaaattgtggaGCTGTAA
- the LOC119835200 gene encoding sugar transporter SWEET1-like: METLSNLLQPYKHIVATTAETVTMLQMFSGVFMCWDIYKQKSTKGNDIMPFLFGLIMSVLNLNYGLILKDPSMVQVNFFGLVLNVGYLSVYAKYEQNPAPMWKKIGVACVISAVVIIYTQLENPELVGHRFGIFMMTFMMFMIGQSLYGLKDVIKNKCTEGMPFPIILSGTVVCFSWLLHAIILNNQMLAIQNLLIFALFAFQLSFFFIYPSRKEESIDIKEKKED; the protein is encoded by the exons ATGGAAACCCTATCGAATTTACTCCAACCATACAAGCACATTGTGGCTACAACGGCAGAAACCGTGACTATGCTGCAAATGTTCTCTGGTGTATTTATGTGCTGGGATATCTACAAACAGAAGAGTACTAAGGGCAATGATATTATGCCATTCCTCTTTGGTCTAATCAT GAGTGTTCTCAATTTGAATTATGGGTTGATTCTCAAAGATCCCTCCATGGTACAAGTGAATTTCTTCGGTTTAGTGTTGAATGTAGGATACCTTTCTGTATATGCCAAATATGAACAGAACCCGGCTCCGATGTGGAAGAAAATCGGGGTTGCTTGCGTAATAAGTGCCGTTGTGATCATTTACACCCAGCTTGAGAATCCTGAGCTGGTGGGCCACAGATTTGGTATTTTTATGATGACTTTTATGATGTTCATGATCGGACAATCACTGTATGGTTTG AAAGATGTAATCAAGAACAAATGCACGGAAGGCATGCCTTTCCCCATTATCCTGTCAGGCACGGTCGTTTGTTTCTCGTGGTTGCTTCACGCCATCATTCTGAACAATCAGATGCTTGCG atACAAAACTTACTAATCTTTGCGTTGTTTGCATTTCAACTTTCCTTCTTCTTTATATATCCTTCAAGAAAAGAAGAAAGTATCGatataaaagagaaaaaagaaGATTAA